In Curtobacterium sp. MCPF17_002, one genomic interval encodes:
- a CDS encoding ABC transporter permease codes for MTTALYLTRRVLQALAVILIVTIVVFCLLHALPGGPARGVLGVSATPAQITAFNQAQGLDQPLPVQYLRFLGRLLTGDLGTSYTLNEAVSQLIAERLPKTLVLTGMSAVLGIVIAIPVGMWQAVRRNGAVDYAATALAFVFYSTPAFFLGLILIIVFSQQLPWLPSQAPSGNTLAEVFQDPAGLVLPVVTGALAMIAVFSRYMRASTLENLHEDYVRTARAGGASTATILRRHVFRNSLTPVVAMLGYYLPVLFGGALVTEQLFNYPGMGLLFWNAAQTSDYPTLLGCVLVISIATVVGTLLADVAQSLIDPRVKADRA; via the coding sequence ATGACCACTGCCCTCTACCTCACCCGGCGGGTGCTCCAGGCGCTCGCGGTGATCCTCATCGTCACGATCGTCGTGTTCTGCCTGCTGCACGCCCTGCCGGGCGGACCCGCCCGCGGCGTCCTCGGCGTCTCGGCGACGCCCGCGCAGATCACGGCGTTCAACCAGGCGCAGGGGCTCGACCAGCCGCTGCCCGTGCAGTACCTCCGGTTCCTCGGACGGCTGCTCACCGGCGACCTCGGCACCTCGTACACGCTCAACGAAGCGGTCTCGCAGCTCATCGCCGAGCGACTCCCGAAGACCCTCGTCCTCACCGGGATGTCCGCCGTGCTCGGCATCGTCATCGCGATCCCGGTCGGCATGTGGCAGGCGGTCCGTCGCAACGGCGCGGTCGACTACGCGGCCACCGCCCTGGCGTTCGTCTTCTACTCGACGCCGGCGTTCTTCCTCGGGCTCATCCTCATCATCGTGTTCAGCCAGCAGCTGCCGTGGCTGCCGTCCCAGGCACCGAGCGGCAACACCCTCGCCGAGGTCTTCCAGGATCCCGCCGGACTCGTGCTCCCCGTCGTCACCGGTGCGCTCGCGATGATCGCCGTGTTCAGCCGGTACATGCGGGCCTCGACACTCGAGAACCTGCACGAGGACTACGTCCGCACCGCCCGCGCGGGTGGGGCGTCGACCGCGACGATCCTGCGGCGGCACGTGTTCCGGAACTCGCTCACCCCCGTGGTGGCGATGCTCGGGTACTACCTGCCGGTGCTCTTCGGCGGGGCGCTCGTCACCGAGCAGCTGTTCAACTACCCCGGCATGGGGCTCCTGTTCTGGAACGCCGCGCAGACCTCGGACTACCCGACGTTGCTCGGGTGCGTCCTCGTCATCTCGATCGCGACCGTCGTCGGCACCCTGCTCGCGGACGTCGCACAGTCACTGATCGACCCTCGTGTGAAGGCAGACCGCGCATGA
- a CDS encoding ABC transporter permease translates to MTAQLAPEAPGAASLVQPVAATGWKLAVRRFRHNTLAVIGLVVIVVIVLFCFVGPFVYPTDQTHTQLSQANLGPSAAHWFGTDAVGHDVLGRLMFGGKVSLMVGIAAGVLATVVGTLWGSVAGYLGGWVDAVMMRVVDAGIAIPALFILLVISAITTPGVWGLIVILGFVSWLVPSRLIRAETLTLKNRDYVLTLRAIGGSHARAIGKHLLPNSVSTIVVAATFQVADAILLVAYVSYLGLGVQAPATDWGGMLSAGLTAAYSGRWWLIVPPGLAVILVVCAFNAVGDGLRDAFDVRGR, encoded by the coding sequence ATGACCGCACAGCTCGCTCCCGAAGCCCCCGGCGCCGCGTCCCTGGTCCAGCCGGTCGCGGCCACCGGCTGGAAGCTCGCCGTCCGCCGCTTCCGCCACAACACCCTCGCGGTGATCGGCCTCGTCGTCATCGTCGTCATCGTGCTGTTCTGCTTCGTCGGCCCGTTCGTGTACCCGACCGACCAGACGCACACGCAGCTGTCCCAGGCGAACCTCGGCCCGAGCGCCGCGCACTGGTTCGGCACCGACGCGGTCGGACACGACGTCCTCGGCCGCCTGATGTTCGGCGGCAAGGTGTCGCTCATGGTCGGCATCGCGGCGGGTGTCCTCGCCACCGTCGTCGGCACGCTCTGGGGCTCCGTCGCCGGGTACCTGGGCGGCTGGGTCGACGCCGTCATGATGCGCGTGGTCGACGCCGGCATCGCGATCCCCGCACTCTTCATCCTGCTCGTCATCTCGGCGATCACGACACCGGGCGTGTGGGGACTCATCGTGATCCTCGGCTTCGTGTCGTGGCTCGTGCCCTCCCGACTCATCCGCGCCGAGACGCTGACGCTGAAGAACCGCGACTACGTGCTCACCCTCCGTGCGATCGGCGGTTCCCACGCCCGCGCGATCGGCAAGCACCTGCTGCCGAACTCGGTGTCGACGATCGTCGTCGCCGCCACGTTCCAGGTCGCCGACGCGATCCTCCTCGTCGCCTACGTCTCGTACCTCGGGCTCGGCGTGCAGGCGCCCGCGACGGACTGGGGCGGCATGCTCTCGGCGGGACTCACCGCCGCCTACTCGGGACGCTGGTGGCTCATCGTGCCGCCGGGTCTCGCCGTGATCCTCGTCGTCTGCGCGTTCAACGCGGTCGGCGACGGGCTCCGGGACG